The Selenomonadales bacterium genome includes the window CAGCGGCAATCTGGGCGGCAAAAGGGGTGCTCTTGCGCGAGCCCTTATATCCGGCATTGCCAGCAGATGACCATGATATGACATTGCCGGCACGATCCGTAACAGTGACTACCGTATTGTTAAAAGTTGACCTAATGTGCGCTACGCCAAACTCCACGTTTTTGCGCTCGCGGCGCTTGACTTTAGCCGCAGCGGCCTTACGTTTTGCCATGCCTTTTCCCTCCTCCTTTGACTACTTGCGCTTGACGCCAACCGTACGGCGGGGGCCTTTACGGGTGCGAGCGTTCGTCTTGCTGCGTTGTCCGCGCACGGGTAGACCACGGC containing:
- the rpsK gene encoding 30S ribosomal protein S11, which produces MAKRKAAAAKVKRRERKNVEFGVAHIRSTFNNTVVTVTDRAGNVISWSSAGNAGYKGSRKSTPFAAQIAAETCAKTAMDQGMKEVEVHVKGPGAGREAAIRSLQATGLEVSSIKDVTPVPHNGCRPPKRRRV